DNA from Hippocampus zosterae strain Florida chromosome 18, ASM2543408v3, whole genome shotgun sequence:
ttttggtcttGATAAATCTCTGCAAGACAATAGGTCTTGCAGAGCGACAGATGGAGAGGCGCGGTGGCGGCACCTTGCTTGGGCAGGGCCTCGGCGAGCCTCCTGAGGCTGGTCAGGCTGTCGGCTCCCAGCTGATTGAGGATGCCGGGCAGCATCTCGGTGAGCTGCTTGGTCTCGGCGTGGCCCGTGACGGTGAAAGTGTTGGCGGCCAGAGACGCCTGCACTTTGGGGTTGTTGAAGTGGATCACCGTGCCTTGGTTGGTGAACATGTTCACCTGCCAAAAGGCAAAAGGTGCGCGCCGGCTCACTTGGGGGCTCGCTTGGGCTTTTTCGGTGTCACCGGGGGCGGCTTTCGTACCTCCTCGATACCGGAGATGTTGTTGACGCCG
Protein-coding regions in this window:
- the btf3 gene encoding transcription factor BTF3 isoform X2 → MKEAIMNQEKLAKLQAQVRIGGKGSARRKKKVVHRTATADDKKLQFSLKKLGVNNISGIEEVNMFTNQGTVIHFNNPKVQASLAANTFTVTGHAETKQLTEMLPGILNQLGADSLTSLRRLAEALPKQDGKVSICQRSSSAHDCILVRSTGLHS